Within the Candidatus Zixiibacteriota bacterium genome, the region CGTAATTCACCCATCCCGGCTCGTTGGTTGTGGTGCTGGACAACCAGGCCACGTACTTTGACGGAAGTTTGGTAGAGCCTATGATGTAGGCGCCCCAGTCATCCATCTCGTCGAGCGGTGTTCCGTTATCGTTCATCAGCATCAGAGCGAGATAGCGATTGGTGATGTCGTATTCGTAGTCGAGACATCTCAGGTCGATGCCCAGCGATGTTACTTTTCTCTCGCGGTAGTTGCCGGTGAATATCGACTCTATCCCCGGGGCGGTTGACGGGCTCGGCGCGAAGGTAATCACGCTCTCATCGTGCAGATAGCCGCCGGGGTTGCCGCCTTCTTCCTCGATAACCGGTTTGTGGGTGGTGTGGAAACTCCAGCCCCCCTCATTATGGCGGCTGTCGTAGGTTTCGACGAAAATGCCCGGGTCGGTGGCTTCGAGCGGATCCACAACGAACGACTGGGTGACCGGCGAGGCCGATGTTGGCTCCAGCGAATTGTCGTGCGAACAGCCCGCTACCAGCATAACAACGGCCGATAAAATCATCAGGGGGGTGAATATGCTTGCGGTTGATTTCATTAGAATCTCCTAACTCCGGTTTTTCGTTCGTGTAAGTTGCTACAGGCTACATGACGTATTCACTCATTCACCCGTGCGCCGCAATAAGCGACATCGCATATTATCCACCGGGCGATCGCTCGACCGCCCGGAATTTCTATTCAAATCACTATTCCCAGCTTATGCGCGGATTATCCAACCCCAGGTCCCAGGTATATAACAGATAGTACGTGGTCGGGTCGCCGAAGAAAAACCTGACATAGGAAACGTCTGCCATCAGGTCTTTCCAGGTTCCGGTCACAGGCTTCGAACCACCCTGCATCGAGTTGGTCCACTTGTTCCAGCCTTCCGGGAGACTCCTTGATTGCGCGTCAATCGCGAAATCATAAGATACCCATCCCGGAACGTTCGTCGTCATCACACTAACAGACGCCTTCATCGGGACATATTTCGACGGTATCGCTATATTGCTCATGTAATATGCGCCCCAGTCGTCGGAAACATCCAATGGCGTGCCGTTGTCATTCATCAGAAAAAGAGTCAGATAACGCCCCGTAACCACACCGTCGTAATCGAAAGCTCTCAAATCGATTCCAACCGATGTAACATTGCGTTCTTTGTAATTGCCGGTGAAGATTGATTCCACACCGAGAGAGGTTTCCGGATGCGGGGCGAATGACACGACAAGGTTGTCATGAAGGTACCAATCGGTGTTGCCGCCTGTGGTCTCTATAACATAATCGTGATCGGTCGCGAAACTCCAGCCGCCCTCATTGCTGTAATTGTCGAAAGTCTCGACAAACGTGCCGGGCTCCAATGTCGTCAGCGGAGCATCGGGGGATTCCCGGTTGATATCGGTCAGTGATTCCGTGCTTGAGGTAACCGGGTCGACCGAAGACTCATGCGAACAACCCAGACCGAATGCGATTAGAGCAACCGCGATCAATAGCACGAGTGCGGCAGTGCGTGATGTTTGCATCATAGAGGATCTCCTGATACTATTATGGTTAGACGCTGATCCACCGGAATGCGGACACGACGCACCGAAAGTCGCCGTCCGGCCAGACCGGTGATTCAAAAAAGCTTTCTTTCTCTGTCAGCTTTCAACGCCTGGGCGTGTAAAAAATGAAGGCGTGGAAGTAATGCTGTAACTTGCTGCTAAGTAACCAGATATATATACAAAATTATCCACAATTGTCAAGAAGTTTGCATCGCCCACGCAGATATATTTGAGACGGCGCCAGAGTCAGGGAAATCCTTATAACCGAAGCAGTGACTTCACTTTATCGTGCAGGGCCGCCCGATAATGCAGCCCCCCTATCGGCATCTGGCGCATTATTTTGGAGAAATGCTCGAACTCGCTCAGCTCGGCCAGACGGACCTCGCGAATCTCGTGGGTGTCCGTGAATTGGAAATCGCCGCTAAGATACTGAGCCTGAAACACATAAGATGTCCACTCTATCGTCCGGCCATCGCGCGGAACCAGCTCAAATATCACGTTACTGACAAGTAAAAACCGCTTAAGCTCTACCCGGCAACCGGTCTCCTCCAGCGCCTCCCGCTTCGCGCCATCTTCGAAATCCTCCCCCGGATGAATCCCTCCCGATGGCGCCCGGTACATCCCCGGCGGATAAAAATGCTTCGCGATCACCACAATCTTACCATCCTTGACAATATAAACCGTAACGTCGTGGCTGCGCTCACGCTTCTGCGAGGCCTTGATCCGCTCGAACTCCTTCAAATCCACCGGAATCAGAAACGATGCCTCCTGCGGCATGCCATATTTCTGCTTAAGCCTTTCGATTGCTCCGGATTCTAAAAACATAATTACAATCAGCACATACTTGTTGTGTCGGGTCTTGTCGCGACGGAGTCGTGAGATGACCTGACACGCGCACAAATGCGGCCCCTAAAACAACGGCGTGATCTCCATCTGAAGCGGAAGCGTTGTGACCTCGGCTCCGTTGTGACCTATCAGTACATTTATCTCGGTGCGGAAACCACAATCCAATTTGTATATCCCCGGTTCGATTGAAAACAGATGCCCAACCTGCAGACGCCGGCTGTCCTCCGCTTCGAGATTGTCAATATTCGGCCCCGGCCCGTGACCTTCGATATGTATCGAATGACCGGTTCGATGCGTAAAATACTCCCCGTACCCCGCGTCGGCGATAACTTTCCGGCAAACATCATCAACCTCCGCCCCGAACACCGGGCGATTATCGATATGTTCACGGATAAACTCGACAGCAGTATCGCGCGCCTCAACCAGCACCGCGAACATCTTTTTGTGATCATCGGGAATCTCTTCCGATGACCCCGCGTACGCCATCCAGGTGATATCGGCAAAGATACCATCCGCGTGCTTCATTTTCGCCCACAGATCTATCAAAATCAGATCGCCTTTCTTGATGGTCTGCGATTTTGCCGCGGTCGGTTCATAATGCGGATCTCCGGCGTTGCCGTTGACGCCGCAGATAGGAGTGTCGTGCGTCTCCATGTCGAATTTATCGACCTCGCTCAGAATGTGACGGGCGACATCGTGTTCCGTTACTTTCTCACCGGCGGACAGTCTGGTCTTGATGAAGTTGAAGGCGGAGTTTTTGATTTCGATCATATTGTTGGCGGCGATC harbors:
- a CDS encoding NUDIX hydrolase, encoding MFLESGAIERLKQKYGMPQEASFLIPVDLKEFERIKASQKRERSHDVTVYIVKDGKIVVIAKHFYPPGMYRAPSGGIHPGEDFEDGAKREALEETGCRVELKRFLLVSNVIFELVPRDGRTIEWTSYVFQAQYLSGDFQFTDTHEIREVRLAELSEFEHFSKIMRQMPIGGLHYRAALHDKVKSLLRL
- a CDS encoding M24 family metallopeptidase, whose protein sequence is MDIPEIQEYLKEHELDGWLLADFHARNNIAMDMLRISGIVSRRSFYFIPADGEPVGLVNIIEKSKFQHLPGKIIPYFGYKDLERRLKATIEGHKRLAMEYSPMGRLPYIGLVDAGTVEMVRGFGAEVVPSADLVANFQARLTPEQIATHRIAANNMIEIKNSAFNFIKTRLSAGEKVTEHDVARHILSEVDKFDMETHDTPICGVNGNAGDPHYEPTAAKSQTIKKGDLILIDLWAKMKHADGIFADITWMAYAGSSEEIPDDHKKMFAVLVEARDTAVEFIREHIDNRPVFGAEVDDVCRKVIADAGYGEYFTHRTGHSIHIEGHGPGPNIDNLEAEDSRRLQVGHLFSIEPGIYKLDCGFRTEINVLIGHNGAEVTTLPLQMEITPLF